One stretch of Flavobacterium sp. 9 DNA includes these proteins:
- a CDS encoding response regulator: MTEFTIFYTDDDEDDLSIFSDAVESLPKKIKLQTYTGGEKLLNAIYNPPPTPHVVFLDLNMPGKNGFDVLTELKNSEEKNDIPVIIFSTSNEPSIIEKCRNLGASYFITKPILMKDIVKSIEHAIEIDWDKFDPGEKDFVYKS; this comes from the coding sequence ATGACTGAATTTACTATTTTTTATACCGATGATGATGAAGACGATTTGAGCATTTTTTCAGATGCCGTCGAATCATTACCAAAAAAAATAAAGCTTCAGACTTATACTGGGGGAGAAAAGCTATTGAATGCAATTTACAATCCGCCGCCAACGCCTCATGTTGTATTTTTGGATTTGAATATGCCTGGTAAAAATGGTTTTGATGTTCTGACTGAACTTAAGAATTCAGAAGAGAAAAATGATATTCCGGTTATTATTTTCTCTACTTCAAACGAGCCAAGTATCATTGAAAAGTGTCGAAATCTAGGCGCAAGTTACTTCATCACAAAACCTATTTTGATGAAGGATATCGTAAAATCTATAGAACACGCAATTGAAATCGATTGGGATAAATTCGATCCAGGCGAAAAAGACTTCGTTTATAAGTCATAA
- a CDS encoding DUF1328 family protein, translating to MLRYTVIFIILAIIAGIFGFGGIAAGAASIAKVLFFIFLVLFIISLISGRRSV from the coding sequence ATGTTACGTTATACAGTTATCTTTATTATTCTCGCTATCATAGCCGGAATATTTGGTTTTGGCGGAATTGCCGCTGGAGCAGCAAGTATTGCTAAAGTTTTATTCTTCATATTCTTAGTTTTATTCATTATATCACTAATTAGCGGAAGAAGAAGCGTTTAG
- a CDS encoding DUF5661 family protein: MGTKSGAYQDVYIKRDNEMVSLKNDVTDFCEKYLKPVHPQNWDWSTRDFENPKNDPTIAEARAIANVVFKDLNDKKETDVDLSTMNNVEAIKAYLNPKSKYEAFNMEEFAFALKVELEHGKIKDVNVTNNHPFLTAMIALAHMTESLTYYKRLKVMEAEGEIYEIMRKIENSKTGKDKWYKELIKAEEELIEARTGLAERLEKMDDIPVLEIIGD, from the coding sequence ATGGGAACAAAGAGCGGTGCTTACCAGGATGTTTACATCAAAAGAGACAATGAAATGGTAAGCTTAAAAAACGATGTAACGGATTTCTGCGAAAAATACTTAAAACCTGTACATCCACAAAACTGGGATTGGTCGACGCGTGATTTCGAAAATCCTAAAAATGATCCAACAATTGCCGAAGCAAGAGCAATTGCAAACGTGGTTTTTAAGGATTTAAACGATAAAAAAGAAACTGACGTTGATTTGTCTACAATGAATAATGTCGAAGCGATCAAGGCTTATTTAAATCCGAAAAGCAAATATGAAGCTTTTAATATGGAAGAATTTGCTTTTGCCTTGAAAGTAGAACTCGAACACGGAAAAATTAAAGACGTCAACGTAACCAATAATCATCCGTTTTTGACCGCTATGATTGCACTCGCACATATGACCGAAAGCCTCACGTATTACAAAAGATTGAAAGTAATGGAAGCTGAAGGTGAAATTTATGAAATCATGCGCAAAATCGAAAATTCAAAAACCGGAAAGGATAAATGGTACAAAGAACTAATCAAAGCCGAAGAAGAATTAATAGAAGCCAGAACAGGACTCGCAGAACGTTTAGAAAAAATGGATGATATACCGGTTCTTGAGATTATTGGGGATTAG
- a CDS encoding DUF4142 domain-containing protein → MKRILIAGKAILGAGLIIIFLNSCKNETKQEDPKEVAEDTNEAKFDSIAEKKDDSDFLVDIAEVNLAEIEIGKLAQTKSTNPEVKKFGKMLVDEHTKSASEVSALAKAKNFTLPISITEDGKEEYKKLNEKSGLDFDKKFADMMIDGHEKAIKELQKATEDAKDQDVKLWASNNIAPLTAHLEHAKLLKQDLDKK, encoded by the coding sequence ATGAAAAGAATACTAATAGCCGGAAAAGCAATTTTGGGAGCAGGACTAATTATAATATTTCTGAATTCTTGTAAAAATGAAACTAAACAAGAAGATCCAAAAGAAGTTGCTGAAGACACAAACGAAGCCAAATTTGACTCTATTGCGGAGAAAAAAGATGATTCGGATTTTTTAGTAGATATCGCAGAAGTGAATCTTGCTGAAATCGAAATCGGAAAACTGGCTCAAACAAAAAGTACCAATCCTGAGGTGAAGAAATTTGGAAAAATGCTTGTTGATGAGCATACCAAATCGGCTTCTGAAGTTAGTGCTTTAGCTAAAGCTAAAAACTTCACTTTACCAATTTCGATTACCGAAGATGGAAAAGAGGAATACAAAAAACTAAATGAAAAATCGGGTCTTGATTTTGATAAAAAGTTCGCTGATATGATGATCGACGGACACGAAAAAGCAATTAAAGAATTGCAAAAAGCAACTGAAGATGCAAAAGACCAAGACGTTAAGCTTTGGGCTTCAAATAATATAGCACCGCTTACAGCTCATTTAGAGCATGCAAAATTGCTAAAACAAGATTTAGATAAAAAGTGA
- a CDS encoding Rho termination factor, producing the protein MPDSRIKNEEQYRALLEIGYSKEKSARIANTPDAGVKGGHAKPYNEWTKAELYQQARRVGIPGRSYMSKKNLIHSLRNN; encoded by the coding sequence ATGCCAGATTCAAGAATTAAAAATGAAGAACAATATCGAGCACTTTTAGAAATAGGATATAGTAAAGAAAAATCGGCTCGAATTGCCAATACGCCAGATGCCGGTGTAAAAGGCGGACATGCAAAACCATATAACGAATGGACAAAAGCCGAATTATATCAGCAAGCACGACGAGTTGGTATTCCGGGACGTTCGTATATGTCGAAGAAGAATCTTATTCATTCTTTACGAAATAATTAA
- a CDS encoding ferritin-like domain-containing protein, which translates to MKTTDSKKATTSKQEVKKGATKPKSDAASGLTELFENGLKDIYWAEKALTKAIPTMTKNATSADLIEALNAHLTETEEHVIRLEKVFELIDQKAVAKKCDAMAGLIEEGKGIIEETEIGVVRDAGIIAAAQKIEHYEIATYGTLRQFAETLGWAEVATLLEQTLEEEKGADKKLTIIAVDAVNLEAAEAD; encoded by the coding sequence ATGAAAACTACTGATAGTAAAAAAGCAACTACTTCGAAACAAGAAGTAAAAAAAGGAGCAACAAAACCAAAATCAGATGCAGCATCCGGATTAACCGAATTATTCGAAAACGGATTAAAAGACATCTATTGGGCCGAAAAAGCGTTGACGAAGGCAATCCCTACAATGACCAAAAATGCGACGTCAGCGGACTTAATAGAGGCTTTAAACGCCCATTTGACCGAAACCGAAGAACATGTCATTCGATTAGAGAAAGTTTTTGAGCTTATTGATCAAAAAGCAGTCGCTAAAAAATGCGATGCAATGGCAGGTTTAATCGAAGAAGGCAAGGGGATTATTGAAGAAACTGAAATTGGGGTTGTACGTGATGCGGGTATTATCGCAGCAGCACAAAAAATCGAACATTACGAAATCGCTACTTACGGAACTTTAAGACAATTTGCCGAAACACTTGGCTGGGCCGAAGTTGCCACTTTGTTAGAGCAAACGCTTGAAGAAGAAAAAGGCGCCGACAAAAAATTGACCATTATTGCTGTAGACGCAGTAAATCTTGAAGCTGCAGAAGCAGATTAA
- a CDS encoding DNA topoisomerase IB codes for MNAAAKTEKLMNQLIKTPHLVIDKLDLVYINNQKLPIERCEGEEGFVYKKNGRCIKQKSELKRFSSLVLPPAWVNVQISDLPNGHLQAVGLDDKNRKQYRYHPKWNLIRNQTKFYKIAEFGTKLPLIRKQVDEDLEQKEWSKEKVIALVIRLMEETHIRIGNEKYAKDNKSYGLSTLRKRHININKNSLRFEFIGKKGKKHTITTRNKQLVKLVSRCEEIPGWEVFKYYDKNGERKVLDSHMVNEYLHEISGKYFSAKDFRTWAASIVFFETLMDIGITSDEKEIKKNILSAFDTTAEALGNTRNVCRNYYVHPLLVSTYEDGSIQKYFDRAKKCRSNKSNFSHSEIAFSELIQNYQINLA; via the coding sequence ATGAATGCAGCAGCCAAAACCGAAAAACTAATGAATCAGCTTATCAAAACGCCACATTTGGTGATTGATAAATTGGATTTAGTGTATATAAACAATCAAAAATTACCCATTGAACGTTGTGAAGGCGAGGAGGGTTTTGTGTATAAAAAGAACGGACGCTGTATTAAGCAAAAAAGCGAATTGAAACGTTTTAGCAGTTTGGTACTTCCGCCGGCTTGGGTAAATGTTCAGATTTCGGATTTGCCAAACGGTCATTTACAAGCCGTTGGTTTAGACGATAAAAACAGAAAACAATACAGATATCATCCTAAATGGAATTTGATCCGAAATCAGACTAAATTTTACAAAATAGCTGAATTTGGAACCAAATTGCCTTTAATCAGAAAACAAGTCGACGAAGATTTAGAACAAAAAGAATGGTCGAAAGAAAAAGTAATCGCTTTGGTGATTCGGTTAATGGAAGAAACGCATATCAGAATCGGAAACGAGAAATACGCCAAAGACAATAAATCATACGGACTTTCGACTTTAAGAAAACGCCACATCAATATCAATAAAAATTCCCTGAGATTTGAATTCATCGGAAAAAAAGGAAAAAAACACACGATCACAACCCGAAACAAACAATTGGTAAAGTTGGTGAGTCGTTGTGAGGAAATTCCGGGTTGGGAAGTTTTTAAATATTACGATAAAAACGGAGAAAGAAAGGTTTTAGACAGTCACATGGTCAATGAATATCTGCATGAAATTTCAGGAAAATATTTTAGTGCCAAAGATTTTAGAACCTGGGCGGCATCGATTGTGTTTTTTGAAACTTTAATGGATATTGGAATTACTTCTGACGAAAAAGAAATAAAAAAGAACATCTTATCTGCTTTTGATACTACGGCCGAAGCTTTGGGAAATACCAGAAATGTATGCCGCAATTATTACGTTCATCCGTTGTTGGTTTCGACTTATGAAGACGGTTCGATTCAGAAATATTTTGATCGCGCCAAAAAATGTCGAAGCAATAAATCTAATTTTTCGCATAGCGAAATTGCTTTTTCAGAACTTATACAGAACTATCAAATCAATTTGGCTTAA
- a CDS encoding DNA-formamidopyrimidine glycosylase family protein — MPEGPSIVILKEEVQQFTRQKVISVSGNSSIDIQRLSGKTILEFKTWGKHFLICFEGFTVKTHMLMFGTYRVNERKETEPRLSMVFKNGELNFYTCSIKILEGDINAIYDWEEDVMNENWNPKKAKQSLDKIPNEMICDAVLDQNIFAGVGNIIKNEVLYRCRIHPESLVGKIPSKDLKQIIEECSIYSFEFLHWKKNHELKKHWLAYTKTTCLRCNLPMKKKQTGRRNRRSFFCNNCQKLHL; from the coding sequence ATGCCAGAAGGTCCGTCAATAGTGATTTTAAAAGAAGAAGTGCAGCAATTTACCAGACAGAAAGTGATTTCGGTTTCCGGAAATAGCAGTATTGATATTCAAAGGCTTAGCGGTAAAACAATTCTTGAGTTTAAAACCTGGGGAAAGCATTTTTTAATATGTTTCGAAGGTTTTACAGTCAAAACCCATATGCTCATGTTTGGTACGTATCGCGTTAACGAACGCAAGGAAACCGAGCCAAGACTTAGTATGGTTTTTAAAAACGGAGAACTTAACTTTTATACCTGTTCAATTAAAATCCTTGAAGGCGATATTAATGCGATTTATGATTGGGAAGAAGATGTGATGAACGAAAATTGGAACCCTAAGAAAGCAAAACAAAGTCTGGATAAAATTCCGAATGAGATGATTTGTGATGCTGTTTTAGATCAAAACATTTTTGCAGGAGTAGGGAATATTATTAAAAATGAAGTTTTGTACCGTTGTAGAATTCATCCCGAATCTTTGGTTGGTAAAATTCCATCGAAAGATCTGAAACAAATTATTGAGGAATGTTCGATTTATAGTTTTGAATTTTTGCATTGGAAGAAAAACCACGAACTGAAAAAACATTGGCTGGCATATACAAAAACAACTTGTTTAAGATGCAATCTTCCAATGAAAAAAAAGCAAACGGGAAGGAGAAATCGCAGAAGTTTTTTCTGTAACAACTGTCAAAAATTACATTTATGA
- a CDS encoding amidohydrolase: MEENKISRKKFLGLGAAATGAALFSGIGANAMTNVMSSENKGGDLKEYILINVRLEDGFEYNEKNEVVATKTALYNIHIANGKIKSITSGKPALKIKTVDAKGLLMLPGLRDMHIHIDKTYYGSGTWNAAPRKGYTVKDMITLEQTLIPKLLPDSQHKAEEAIKLMQSQGSYFARCQCNIDPVSGLKSLEHLQAALEKNKDSFGWEIVAFPQHGILYSKSEPLLREAATMGIDFIGGLDPTNVDGNMEKSLDVMFQIALDNNKGVDIHLHESIPSGKAAIEYMIKKTEENKQLQGKTYISHGFALARMDPKDLEKIAEQMGNLGIGVVSGIPIGKTVMPIPTLKKYGVKLMTGTDSIVDHWQPFGSCDMLEKAKLCAQLYGWTDEYNLSRSLHIATKDEILPLNDAGTRVWPAVDNEANFILVKASCSAEAVARLPKREGVFYKGKMIAGELS; the protein is encoded by the coding sequence ATGGAAGAAAATAAAATAAGCAGAAAGAAATTCTTAGGACTTGGAGCCGCAGCCACCGGAGCCGCTTTGTTTTCAGGAATTGGCGCAAACGCAATGACAAATGTGATGTCTTCAGAAAATAAAGGCGGAGATTTGAAAGAATATATTTTAATCAATGTTCGATTAGAAGACGGTTTTGAATACAATGAAAAAAATGAAGTTGTAGCGACCAAAACAGCTTTGTATAATATTCATATTGCCAATGGTAAAATTAAAAGTATTACGTCAGGAAAGCCAGCTTTAAAAATAAAAACAGTTGATGCAAAAGGACTTTTGATGCTTCCCGGATTACGAGATATGCACATTCATATCGATAAAACGTATTATGGAAGCGGAACCTGGAATGCCGCACCACGAAAAGGCTATACGGTAAAAGACATGATTACGCTGGAGCAAACATTGATTCCGAAATTATTGCCAGATTCACAACATAAAGCCGAAGAAGCAATTAAACTAATGCAAAGTCAGGGAAGTTATTTTGCGCGTTGCCAATGCAATATTGATCCTGTAAGCGGATTGAAAAGTTTGGAACATCTACAAGCAGCTTTAGAGAAAAATAAAGACAGTTTTGGTTGGGAAATAGTAGCTTTTCCGCAACATGGAATCCTTTATTCAAAATCAGAACCTTTGTTGAGAGAAGCTGCCACAATGGGAATTGACTTTATTGGCGGACTTGATCCCACAAATGTTGACGGAAATATGGAAAAATCACTTGATGTGATGTTTCAAATTGCACTTGATAATAATAAAGGTGTCGACATACACTTACATGAATCGATACCATCTGGTAAAGCTGCGATTGAATACATGATTAAAAAGACCGAAGAAAACAAACAATTACAAGGGAAAACATATATAAGTCACGGTTTTGCGCTTGCCAGAATGGATCCAAAAGATTTAGAGAAAATTGCCGAGCAAATGGGAAATCTTGGAATAGGAGTAGTGTCAGGAATTCCGATTGGGAAAACGGTTATGCCAATTCCGACTTTGAAAAAATACGGTGTAAAACTTATGACTGGAACAGATAGTATTGTCGATCATTGGCAGCCTTTCGGAAGTTGCGATATGCTCGAAAAAGCAAAATTATGCGCACAACTTTACGGTTGGACAGACGAATATAATCTAAGCAGATCTTTACACATCGCTACAAAAGACGAAATATTACCGCTTAATGACGCAGGAACTCGTGTATGGCCGGCAGTTGATAATGAAGCCAATTTTATTCTGGTAAAAGCAAGCTGTTCCGCTGAAGCCGTAGCACGTTTACCAAAAAGAGAAGGCGTTTTTTATAAAGGTAAAATGATTGCTGGGGAGCTTTCTTGA
- a CDS encoding pyridoxamine 5'-phosphate oxidase family protein produces the protein MGDHKDLTNEFAVDKIKDLAANIKTCMFCTYNDYRLLSRPMSVQKIDDLGQLWFLSDRNSSHNAEITLNPQVEIFFSEPHDKFLTLHGTATISYDRETIKELWDPIVKVWMPGGEDDPNLSVIKVVPEDGYYWDTKNGKMAAIAKMAAALVTGKTMDDGIEGNLKLQS, from the coding sequence ATGGGAGATCATAAAGACCTTACGAATGAGTTTGCTGTAGATAAAATAAAAGATCTTGCAGCAAATATAAAAACATGTATGTTTTGCACTTACAACGATTACAGATTGCTATCGCGCCCAATGTCTGTTCAGAAAATTGATGATTTGGGACAGCTTTGGTTTCTATCAGACCGAAACAGCAGTCATAATGCCGAAATCACACTGAATCCTCAGGTTGAGATTTTCTTTTCGGAACCACACGACAAATTCCTGACGCTACACGGAACCGCAACTATTTCGTACGATCGCGAAACAATCAAAGAATTATGGGATCCAATCGTTAAAGTCTGGATGCCAGGCGGCGAAGACGATCCAAACTTAAGCGTTATCAAAGTAGTTCCGGAAGACGGTTATTATTGGGATACTAAAAACGGGAAAATGGCCGCAATTGCAAAAATGGCCGCAGCCTTAGTAACCGGTAAAACAATGGACGATGGAATTGAAGGAAACTTGAAATTGCAGAGTTAG
- a CDS encoding serine hydrolase: protein MIKCFMFKVLPFKILLLFPFLCFSQVKSDNNLKTSLDSLIDKNVKTYYKDPKAVGLSLGIVLDGKKYFYNYGSIENGKNILPTNKTIYELGSITKTFTGIVLAQATLDKKIKLDDNLQKYLKGDYQNLAYNGKSIKIQDLSNHTSRITRIFPNLWKRAEWDSLNPYASYTKELLFEGLHEMKMDTLPGVKYTYSNMAVGILGIVLEDQYQKDYFSLVQQFILKPLEMSYTTKDLSKVDKKNIALAHNKKREVIPFWDNAIMPAIGGLRSNTFDMTKYIIANNKDVLQSIKLSHQFTFSGTEGDLGLNWFLHTTPEGYKIYEHTGGTGGSRSSVYCFPDLDSGFIILSNSLADRKGLEKELSAIIIKLNSKSK from the coding sequence ATGATAAAGTGTTTTATGTTTAAAGTTCTGCCTTTTAAGATTCTTCTTTTGTTTCCTTTTTTATGTTTTTCTCAGGTAAAATCAGATAATAATTTAAAAACTTCATTAGATTCTCTGATAGACAAAAACGTAAAAACGTATTATAAAGACCCAAAAGCGGTTGGGCTTTCATTAGGAATTGTTCTCGACGGGAAAAAATATTTTTATAATTACGGTTCAATTGAGAACGGAAAAAATATTTTGCCTACAAACAAAACTATTTACGAATTAGGTTCTATCACAAAAACTTTTACAGGAATCGTGCTTGCGCAAGCCACTTTGGATAAAAAAATCAAACTGGATGATAATCTTCAGAAATATTTAAAAGGCGATTACCAAAATTTAGCCTACAATGGCAAATCGATAAAGATTCAGGATCTTTCTAATCATACTTCGAGAATAACAAGAATATTTCCGAATTTATGGAAACGAGCAGAATGGGATTCGCTAAATCCATATGCCAGTTATACAAAAGAATTGCTTTTTGAGGGACTTCACGAAATGAAAATGGATACTTTGCCCGGAGTTAAATATACGTACTCAAATATGGCCGTGGGGATATTAGGAATAGTTTTAGAAGATCAATATCAGAAAGATTACTTTTCTCTCGTACAACAATTTATTCTAAAACCTTTGGAAATGAGTTATACAACTAAAGATCTTTCAAAGGTTGATAAAAAGAATATTGCGCTGGCACATAATAAAAAAAGAGAAGTTATTCCGTTTTGGGACAATGCAATAATGCCTGCGATTGGGGGATTGCGTTCAAATACTTTTGATATGACTAAATATATTATCGCAAATAATAAAGATGTTTTACAAAGTATTAAGCTATCTCATCAGTTTACATTTAGCGGTACAGAGGGCGATTTGGGATTAAATTGGTTTCTTCACACAACTCCCGAAGGCTACAAAATATATGAACATACAGGAGGTACAGGAGGCTCGAGATCATCAGTATATTGTTTTCCGGATCTTGATTCGGGTTTTATTATCTTGTCTAATAGTCTCGCTGATCGGAAAGGTTTGGAAAAAGAATTATCAGCGATCATTATAAAGTTAAATTCAAAAAGTAAATAA
- a CDS encoding DUF72 domain-containing protein — translation MKNEVLIGCSSYNNRLWKGIFYPDNLSGSGFFEFYSQYFSTYEFNGSFYRFPTIKIFENWYKKTPENFIFSVKAPKEITHIRKFTDCETLISDFYNVCKTGLKEKLGCVLFQLPPSYHFSSEKLHQIIGNLDLKFKNVVEFRHESWWNQEVWDAFREHNITFCSVSHPQLPDTIFKDFPLIYIRLHGKPKMFYSSYSLEELLYIKNETNLKSAFIYFNNTASEAGILNALELQKMMR, via the coding sequence ATGAAAAATGAAGTTTTAATAGGATGTTCAAGTTACAATAATCGGCTCTGGAAGGGAATTTTCTACCCTGACAATTTGTCTGGTTCAGGGTTCTTTGAGTTTTATAGCCAGTACTTTAGCACGTATGAGTTCAACGGAAGCTTTTATAGGTTTCCGACCATAAAAATATTTGAAAACTGGTACAAAAAGACACCTGAGAATTTTATTTTTTCGGTAAAAGCGCCAAAAGAAATCACTCATATTAGAAAATTTACAGATTGCGAAACGCTAATTTCTGACTTTTATAACGTTTGTAAAACAGGCTTAAAAGAGAAATTAGGATGCGTTTTATTTCAGCTTCCGCCGAGTTATCACTTTAGTTCTGAAAAACTTCATCAGATTATTGGCAATTTGGATCTGAAATTCAAAAATGTAGTCGAATTTCGCCATGAAAGTTGGTGGAATCAAGAAGTTTGGGACGCTTTTCGAGAACATAATATCACGTTTTGCAGCGTTAGTCATCCGCAATTACCAGATACAATTTTTAAAGATTTTCCGTTGATTTATATTAGACTTCACGGAAAACCAAAGATGTTTTATTCGAGTTATTCACTTGAAGAATTACTTTATATAAAGAATGAAACTAATTTAAAATCAGCATTTATATATTTTAATAATACCGCAAGTGAAGCAGGGATTCTCAATGCTTTAGAGTTACAGAAAATGATGAGGTAA
- a CDS encoding GNAT family N-acetyltransferase — MNTSNTIIKAATLADLPGIVKLQKENQIAQGGSLSAELTSEQIREMMSDMPQIVAIVDDEVVGFLLTTSQEVNKKRNLAIVDAMFTSYKANSDSYIYGPVCVSNTQRGKGLAQLMFKELLQKEPNREGVLFIKGDNEASLRAHEKMGIKKVSSFKFNNADFDVFAYSFS, encoded by the coding sequence ATGAATACATCAAATACAATCATAAAAGCAGCAACACTTGCAGATTTACCTGGAATTGTAAAACTTCAGAAAGAGAATCAAATCGCTCAAGGCGGAAGTTTATCGGCAGAACTTACGTCGGAACAAATTCGGGAAATGATGAGCGATATGCCACAGATTGTTGCAATTGTTGATGATGAGGTTGTTGGTTTTTTATTGACGACTTCGCAAGAGGTGAATAAAAAACGAAATTTAGCGATTGTAGACGCAATGTTTACTTCGTATAAAGCTAATTCGGATTCTTATATTTATGGTCCTGTTTGTGTTAGCAATACGCAACGCGGAAAAGGTTTGGCGCAACTAATGTTTAAAGAACTTTTGCAGAAAGAACCCAATCGAGAAGGGGTATTATTCATAAAAGGCGATAATGAAGCTTCTTTGAGAGCGCATGAAAAAATGGGAATTAAAAAAGTAAGCAGCTTTAAATTTAATAATGCTGATTTTGACGTTTTTGCTTATTCTTTCTCATAA